In a genomic window of Prochlorococcus marinus subsp. marinus str. CCMP1375:
- the ndhI gene encoding NAD(P)H-quinone oxidoreductase subunit I — protein sequence MGTFFQKIADYSKDAVSAGKYLLQGLAVTFDHMRRRPITVQYPYEKLIPSERYRGRIHYEFDKCIACEVCVRVCPINLPVVDWVMNKETKKKELRNYSIDFGVCIFCGNCVEYCPTNCLSMTEEYELAAFDRHSLNFDNVALGRLPTSVTSDPSVMPLRELGYLPEGVMDPHELPKDSSRAGKLPIEIMDWMKNKESNKSEDNNLDININSLKVEKDSK from the coding sequence ATGGGTACCTTTTTTCAAAAAATAGCTGACTACAGTAAAGATGCAGTAAGTGCAGGCAAATACCTATTACAAGGCTTAGCAGTAACTTTTGACCATATGCGTAGAAGACCTATAACTGTCCAATATCCATATGAAAAATTAATTCCTTCAGAAAGATATAGAGGAAGGATTCATTATGAATTCGACAAATGCATAGCCTGCGAAGTATGCGTAAGAGTGTGCCCAATTAATCTTCCTGTAGTTGATTGGGTAATGAATAAAGAAACAAAAAAGAAAGAGCTTCGCAATTACTCTATTGATTTTGGGGTATGTATTTTTTGTGGAAATTGTGTGGAGTATTGCCCAACTAATTGTCTATCTATGACAGAAGAATATGAACTCGCTGCATTTGATAGGCATAGTCTTAATTTTGACAATGTAGCTTTAGGGAGACTTCCAACAAGTGTTACTTCAGATCCATCAGTAATGCCGTTAAGAGAGCTTGGATATCTCCCAGAAGGAGTTATGGACCCACACGAATTGCCAAAAGATAGCTCACGAGCAGGTAAGTTACCAATCGAAATAATGGATTGGATGAAAAATAAAGAATCAAATAAAAGCGAAGATAATAACTTAGATATTAATATTAACTCTTTAAAAGTAGAGAAAGATTCAAAATGA
- a CDS encoding citrate synthase, with the protein MVLKPGLEGVPVTQSAICDINGLKGELKYRGYSIAELAAKSSFLETTYLLIWGDLPSSKQLREFEDAIQMHRRLSFRVRDMMKCFPATGHPMDALQSSAASLGLFYSRRAIDNPQYIYDAVVRLIAKIPTMVAAFQLIRKGQDPIQPRDDLPYSANFLYMLTEREPDPLAARVFDRCLILHAEHSLNASTFSARVTASTLTDPYAVVASAVGTLAGPLHGGANEDVIAMLEEIGAPENARNYLKQAIDQKSKIMGFGHREYKVKDPRATLLQGFAEDLFARFGKDEMYDVARSVEEEASPLLGPRGIYPNVDFYSGLVYRKLGIPRDLFTPIFAISRVAGWLAHWREQLSANRIFRPTQIYTGKKTRAWCALEERNKN; encoded by the coding sequence ATGGTTTTAAAGCCTGGTCTCGAAGGTGTACCCGTTACACAATCAGCTATCTGTGACATTAATGGCCTTAAAGGAGAGCTGAAATATAGGGGTTATTCAATTGCGGAGTTAGCGGCTAAAAGCAGCTTTTTAGAAACCACTTATCTTCTCATCTGGGGAGATCTCCCAAGCTCAAAGCAACTAAGGGAATTCGAAGATGCAATACAAATGCATCGCAGACTGAGCTTCAGAGTTCGAGACATGATGAAGTGCTTCCCTGCGACTGGCCATCCTATGGATGCCCTGCAATCAAGCGCTGCATCGCTAGGCCTATTTTATTCAAGAAGAGCCATTGACAACCCTCAATATATTTACGATGCAGTAGTAAGGCTAATTGCAAAAATCCCAACAATGGTTGCAGCTTTTCAGCTGATCAGAAAAGGACAAGATCCCATACAACCTCGAGACGATTTACCTTATTCAGCGAACTTTCTTTATATGTTGACTGAAAGGGAACCTGACCCCCTCGCAGCCAGAGTATTCGATAGATGCTTAATACTTCATGCAGAACACAGTTTAAATGCAAGTACATTTAGTGCCCGAGTTACAGCAAGCACTTTGACTGACCCCTATGCAGTTGTTGCTTCAGCTGTTGGCACCCTTGCTGGGCCTTTGCATGGTGGTGCAAATGAGGATGTAATTGCAATGCTTGAAGAGATTGGCGCACCTGAAAATGCTAGGAATTATTTAAAACAAGCAATTGATCAGAAAAGCAAAATAATGGGTTTTGGGCATAGGGAATATAAAGTCAAAGATCCTAGAGCGACACTTTTGCAAGGATTTGCAGAAGACCTATTTGCAAGATTTGGGAAAGATGAAATGTATGACGTAGCTAGATCAGTGGAAGAAGAAGCCTCTCCATTACTAGGGCCAAGAGGTATATATCCAAATGTTGACTTTTACTCAGGTCTGGTATATCGAAAGTTAGGAATCCCAAGAGATTTATTTACTCCAATTTTTGCCATTTCGCGCGTGGCTGGCTGGCTAGCCCATTGGCGTGAACAACTAAGTGCTAATCGTATTTTCAGACCAACACAAATTTACACTGGCAAGAAAACCAGAGCTTGGTGCGCATTAGAAGAACGGAATAAAAACTAA
- a CDS encoding DUF3352 domain-containing protein: MKVRSFVISLIITLTILSLVAVTLVNQTQQKESLILDTKELDLPESAQYIPSNAYLTIHFNINPNKIPDYIEAEASKKSKSQARKEGIEIRDGLFALIGLDFNKDLSEWVSNDFSFSIFNSKENRINKGWILIFEGININESSNFLNEYWENQNINGAEIEHESYQGQEILYEKAAGSEIEGRKLSMAMLNNNLILISSNKKILQEAIDVSIDSTKNQLGDYQKKDLIKNLKNGIALIIASPDALESFLEVPQNIAQKVDLNGFVASIIPKGKNIYIDSKFKFKEQLESKEIVNKNEINLFGEEIYNSNDIAIINNTQQILNDNSSDIYSLLIGKALRQYLINLESPIATNLIELSKGQLVLINKESGWLIKSLDFSLIPIVDQILISQNFVKSTLNIKDKDITVWNKLETIKRGDGYILSPKIGIILSKDSNKLLWTNTLSSLDKENNSKSIVERSNILKNSEFNNFITVKQQLSLGQRSSQKILNHWKPWQLLKTVASKSSLPNINRLNLALGEEEAEDSILKVRGMLSID; the protein is encoded by the coding sequence ATGAAGGTACGTTCCTTCGTTATCAGCCTAATTATAACTCTAACCATACTAAGCTTAGTTGCAGTTACATTAGTAAATCAAACTCAGCAAAAGGAGTCATTAATTCTTGATACAAAAGAATTAGATTTACCAGAATCTGCACAATATATTCCAAGCAATGCATATCTAACGATTCATTTCAATATTAATCCTAATAAAATACCTGATTACATAGAAGCAGAAGCCTCTAAAAAGTCAAAAAGCCAAGCTCGTAAAGAAGGCATTGAGATTAGAGATGGTTTATTTGCTTTAATAGGCTTAGACTTCAATAAAGATTTATCAGAGTGGGTCAGTAATGATTTTAGCTTTTCTATTTTCAACTCTAAAGAAAATAGAATCAATAAAGGTTGGATTTTAATATTTGAAGGAATAAATATTAATGAATCAAGTAACTTCTTAAATGAATATTGGGAAAATCAAAATATAAATGGTGCTGAAATAGAGCACGAGTCTTACCAAGGTCAAGAAATTCTATACGAGAAAGCTGCAGGATCAGAAATAGAAGGAAGAAAACTCTCAATGGCTATGCTTAATAATAATTTAATTTTAATATCTTCTAACAAGAAAATATTACAAGAAGCAATAGATGTGTCTATAGATTCAACTAAAAACCAACTAGGTGATTATCAGAAAAAAGATCTAATAAAAAATCTTAAAAATGGTATTGCTTTAATAATAGCATCACCTGATGCATTGGAATCATTCTTAGAAGTTCCTCAAAATATTGCTCAAAAAGTAGATTTAAATGGGTTTGTAGCTTCAATTATTCCTAAAGGAAAAAATATTTACATAGATAGCAAGTTTAAATTCAAAGAACAATTAGAATCAAAAGAGATTGTGAATAAAAATGAAATAAATTTATTCGGAGAAGAGATCTATAATTCTAATGATATTGCAATAATAAATAATACTCAACAGATCTTAAATGACAATAGTTCTGATATTTACTCTCTATTGATTGGAAAAGCATTACGACAATATCTTATTAATCTAGAATCTCCTATAGCTACAAACTTAATCGAATTAAGTAAAGGGCAATTAGTCTTAATTAACAAAGAAAGTGGATGGTTAATAAAATCACTAGACTTTTCTCTAATTCCAATAGTTGATCAAATTCTTATCAGTCAAAATTTTGTTAAATCAACACTTAATATCAAAGATAAAGACATTACAGTCTGGAATAAGCTAGAGACAATTAAAAGGGGAGATGGTTATATTTTATCTCCTAAAATAGGGATAATTTTATCTAAAGATTCCAATAAACTATTATGGACTAATACATTGTCTTCGCTTGACAAAGAAAATAATTCCAAATCAATAGTAGAAAGAAGTAATATATTAAAAAACTCAGAATTCAATAATTTTATAACTGTCAAACAACAATTATCTCTTGGACAAAGGTCCTCTCAAAAAATATTGAACCATTGGAAACCTTGGCAACTGCTAAAAACAGTTGCAAGCAAATCATCACTCCCAAATATAAACAGATTAAATTTAGCCCTTGGGGAAGAAGAAGCAGAAGACTCAATATTAAAGGTTCGTGGAATGCTGTCTATTGATTAG
- a CDS encoding helix-turn-helix domain-containing protein, whose protein sequence is MFSGDFSNSVQMSLSAREMEIIELVASGLTNQEIAQKLTISKRTVDNHVSNMFTKTGSKNRVALLNWAMDHGKICRDGFNCCSLPDEDDPEPV, encoded by the coding sequence ATGTTTTCAGGAGATTTCTCCAATTCGGTTCAAATGTCTCTCTCAGCAAGAGAGATGGAGATTATTGAGCTAGTGGCTAGTGGATTAACTAATCAGGAGATTGCTCAAAAGTTAACTATTAGTAAGCGCACCGTTGATAACCACGTTAGTAATATGTTTACAAAAACAGGATCCAAAAATCGCGTAGCTCTTTTGAACTGGGCAATGGATCATGGAAAGATTTGTCGAGATGGTTTTAATTGTTGTTCTTTGCCTGATGAAGATGACCCTGAGCCGGTTTAG
- a CDS encoding NADH-quinone oxidoreductase subunit J yields the protein MNIANSTEQICFLILASVIISGSLGVVLIENIVYSAFLLGGVFMSVAGLYLLLNASFVAAAQVLVYVGAVNVLILFAIMLVNKREELKPIAGLQIRRFFSGCVCAGLLALLFRVNLTTKWATPGPQAIGEEATERIGEHLFTDYLLPFELASVLLLMAMIGAIVLARRDVFLTEEEKLGERAGNIIDNKSKAILIDQSTE from the coding sequence ATGAATATAGCGAATAGTACAGAGCAAATATGCTTTCTTATTCTTGCAAGTGTAATTATTAGTGGAAGCCTAGGAGTTGTATTAATAGAGAATATTGTGTATTCAGCTTTTTTACTTGGTGGCGTATTTATGTCAGTTGCAGGTTTATACCTTCTATTAAATGCAAGCTTTGTTGCAGCAGCACAAGTATTGGTTTATGTAGGTGCTGTAAATGTGCTCATTCTTTTCGCAATAATGTTAGTCAATAAGCGAGAAGAGCTAAAGCCTATAGCAGGATTGCAAATAAGAAGATTTTTCTCTGGATGTGTTTGTGCTGGCCTTCTTGCTCTTTTGTTTAGAGTAAATTTAACTACAAAGTGGGCAACACCAGGTCCCCAAGCTATAGGAGAGGAAGCGACAGAACGTATTGGCGAGCATTTATTTACTGATTATCTACTACCTTTCGAATTAGCCTCTGTACTTTTGTTAATGGCAATGATAGGTGCAATAGTATTAGCTAGAAGAGATGTATTTCTTACAGAAGAGGAGAAGCTTGGTGAAAGAGCAGGCAATATTATAGACAACAAAAGCAAGGCTATTCTTATTGATCAATCAACTGAGTGA
- a CDS encoding NAD(+) kinase: MKLELIWVIYKSGSKSAKEEALLCSRNIESLGIKVITAESGPLLNTCNNILNPNKQIPTLVIVLGGDGTVLGAARHLAMYEVPILSFNVGGNLGFLTHDRQLLKDESLWSRIQEDQFAIESRMMLKGRVESYLDTNDVGKKENFFWALNDIYFRSCSEDISPTCTLELKIDDEDVDIYRGDGVILSTPTGSTAYSMATGGPILHPGIEAIIVSAICPMSLSSRPIVVPAGSRLIIKPVGNKNQRVNIWQDGVSSALMQKGEQCVIEKARNHAQMLILEQSPSYFRTLTQKLHWAGSLVDNQNKMAPK, from the coding sequence ATGAAGCTTGAATTAATATGGGTAATATATAAGTCAGGTAGCAAATCTGCAAAAGAAGAAGCTTTATTATGTTCAAGAAATATTGAATCTTTAGGAATAAAAGTTATTACTGCTGAAAGTGGTCCTTTATTAAATACTTGCAACAATATTCTAAACCCAAACAAGCAAATTCCTACACTAGTTATTGTTCTTGGAGGAGATGGGACAGTGCTTGGTGCAGCTCGACACCTAGCAATGTATGAAGTTCCAATATTAAGTTTTAATGTTGGAGGCAACCTGGGTTTTTTAACGCATGATCGTCAATTATTAAAAGATGAAAGTCTTTGGTCAAGGATTCAGGAAGATCAATTTGCAATTGAAAGTCGTATGATGCTGAAAGGACGTGTAGAATCATATTTAGATACTAATGATGTAGGTAAGAAAGAAAACTTTTTTTGGGCATTAAATGATATTTATTTTCGTTCATGCAGTGAAGATATTTCCCCAACATGCACTCTTGAACTTAAAATTGATGACGAAGATGTAGATATATATAGAGGTGATGGAGTTATTTTATCTACACCTACTGGATCCACCGCATATTCTATGGCTACAGGTGGGCCTATTCTTCACCCTGGTATAGAAGCCATCATTGTTAGCGCAATTTGTCCAATGAGCCTATCCAGCCGCCCTATTGTGGTCCCTGCAGGCTCTAGGCTAATCATTAAGCCAGTGGGGAATAAGAATCAAAGAGTCAATATTTGGCAAGATGGAGTAAGTAGTGCTTTGATGCAAAAAGGAGAACAATGCGTCATCGAAAAGGCAAGAAATCATGCTCAAATGTTAATCCTTGAACAAAGCCCTTCTTACTTCAGAACACTTACGCAAAAACTTCATTGGGCTGGAAGCTTAGTTGATAATCAAAATAAAATGGCCCCAAAATAA
- a CDS encoding CYTH domain-containing protein, with protein sequence MALEIERRFIIKGNEWKAFIKQSQELEQGYFSTNFEEWIVRMRMIDRKKSQITLKALAGKMSTHEFEYSIPLEDAVFMWNLISKKLKKKRYFLNFGPGSWVVDCFEGSNFPLVLAEVELNSEKVLFEQPSWCSQEVTGIKKLSNASLAQYPITDWSQKERLTFQIH encoded by the coding sequence ATGGCTCTTGAAATCGAGCGACGTTTCATTATTAAAGGAAATGAATGGAAAGCTTTTATAAAACAAAGTCAAGAATTAGAGCAAGGTTATTTCTCGACAAATTTTGAAGAATGGATTGTGCGAATGAGAATGATTGATCGCAAGAAATCTCAAATAACTCTAAAAGCCCTAGCAGGAAAAATGTCAACCCATGAATTCGAATACTCCATTCCATTAGAAGATGCTGTTTTCATGTGGAATCTAATCTCAAAAAAATTAAAGAAAAAACGTTATTTTCTGAATTTTGGACCTGGATCATGGGTAGTTGATTGCTTTGAAGGAAGCAATTTTCCACTAGTACTTGCAGAGGTGGAATTGAATTCAGAGAAGGTATTATTCGAACAACCTAGTTGGTGCAGCCAAGAAGTAACAGGAATTAAAAAATTAAGTAATGCCTCACTTGCTCAGTATCCAATAACAGATTGGTCTCAAAAAGAACGGCTGACCTTCCAAATCCACTAG
- a CDS encoding nucleotidyltransferase family protein: MKAMILAAGKGTRVQPITHVIPKPMIPILQKPVMEFLLELLKEHGFKEIMVNVSHLAEEIENYFRDGQRFGVEIAYSFEGRIEDGELVGDALGSAGGLKKIQDFQEFFDDTFVVLCGDALIDLDLSEAVKRHKEKGALATLITKSVPKDQVSSYGVVVTDEGDRVKAFQEKPSIDEALSNNINTGIYLFEPEIFKYIPSNKPFDIGADLFPKLVQVGAPFFALSMDFEWVDIGKVPDYWKAIRSVLLGDVRQVEIPGKEVMPGVFAGLNVAANWDKINIEGPIYVGGMTRIEDGSTIIGPSMIGPSCYICEGATIDNSIIFDYSRIGPGVQLLEKLVFGRYCVDKNGDHLDLQEAALDWLITDARRQDLGEPSPQQKAMAEFLGTDLIGSGG; this comes from the coding sequence ATGAAGGCGATGATACTGGCTGCAGGCAAGGGGACTCGAGTCCAGCCAATCACGCATGTGATTCCAAAGCCCATGATTCCAATCCTTCAGAAACCAGTAATGGAATTTCTGTTGGAACTTTTAAAGGAGCATGGATTTAAGGAAATCATGGTGAATGTTTCTCATTTAGCTGAAGAGATTGAAAATTATTTTCGTGATGGCCAAAGATTTGGTGTAGAGATTGCTTATAGTTTTGAAGGACGTATTGAAGATGGAGAATTAGTAGGCGATGCTTTGGGATCTGCAGGAGGCTTGAAAAAGATTCAGGATTTTCAGGAATTTTTTGACGATACTTTTGTTGTTCTTTGTGGGGATGCGTTGATTGATCTAGATCTTTCTGAGGCTGTTAAACGACATAAAGAAAAAGGTGCTTTGGCTACTCTAATTACAAAGAGTGTACCTAAAGATCAAGTTAGCAGTTACGGTGTTGTAGTTACTGATGAAGGCGATAGAGTTAAAGCCTTTCAAGAGAAACCATCTATAGATGAAGCTCTTAGTAATAATATTAATACAGGTATCTACCTATTTGAACCAGAGATATTTAAATATATACCTTCTAATAAACCATTTGATATAGGAGCAGATTTGTTCCCTAAATTGGTGCAAGTGGGAGCACCTTTTTTTGCGTTATCTATGGATTTTGAATGGGTAGATATTGGTAAAGTGCCTGATTATTGGAAAGCTATTAGAAGTGTACTATTAGGGGATGTTAGACAAGTGGAAATTCCTGGTAAAGAAGTTATGCCAGGTGTATTTGCAGGTTTAAATGTTGCTGCTAATTGGGATAAAATTAATATTGAAGGCCCGATTTATGTAGGAGGAATGACAAGGATTGAGGACGGATCTACAATAATAGGGCCTTCAATGATTGGACCTAGTTGTTATATATGTGAGGGAGCAACAATTGATAATTCAATTATTTTTGATTATTCTCGTATTGGCCCTGGTGTTCAACTATTAGAAAAGCTTGTTTTCGGTCGTTATTGCGTTGATAAGAATGGGGATCACCTGGATTTACAAGAAGCAGCTTTGGATTGGTTGATCACTGATGCGCGTAGACAGGACTTAGGTGAGCCCTCCCCTCAACAAAAGGCAATGGCAGAATTTTTGGGAACCGATCTTATTGGCTCGGGAGGCTGA
- the nuoH gene encoding NADH-quinone oxidoreductase subunit NuoH gives MNTGLDLEVSFNHLLQDMGLSSTISHLLWLPLPMLLVLTAALIGVLVTVWLERKISAAAQQRIGPEYAGALGILQPMADGLKLLVKEDIIPDKADNLLFTLGPVLVLIPVILSWLIIPFGQNLLISNVGIGIFLWIALSSIQPIGLLMSGYASNNKYSLLGGLRAAAQSISYEIPLALAVLAIVMMSNSLSTIDIVNQQNTLGFLSWNIWRQPVGFLIFWICALAECERLPFDLPEAEEELVAGYQTEYAGMKFALFYLGSYINLVLSSLLVSVLYLGGWGFPIPVELIANTLHQSINSPVIQIITASLGIVMTVFKTYLLVFLAILLRWTTPRVRIDQLLDLGWKFLLPISLVNLLFTAALKLVFPFAFGG, from the coding sequence GTGAATACAGGCTTGGATCTTGAAGTGAGTTTCAACCATCTTCTGCAAGATATGGGCTTATCTTCAACCATTTCTCATTTGCTTTGGTTGCCATTACCAATGCTTTTAGTGTTAACTGCGGCGTTAATAGGGGTACTTGTAACCGTATGGCTCGAAAGAAAAATCTCAGCGGCAGCTCAACAAAGAATTGGGCCAGAGTATGCAGGAGCTTTAGGCATTCTTCAACCAATGGCGGATGGCTTGAAATTATTGGTCAAGGAAGACATTATTCCTGACAAGGCTGATAACCTGCTCTTCACTCTTGGGCCAGTTTTAGTCTTAATTCCAGTAATACTTTCTTGGTTAATTATTCCTTTTGGCCAAAACTTACTTATTAGTAATGTCGGCATAGGAATTTTTTTATGGATTGCATTAAGTAGTATTCAGCCTATTGGACTATTGATGAGTGGATATGCATCAAATAACAAGTATTCACTTCTAGGCGGATTAAGAGCTGCAGCACAATCAATAAGTTATGAAATCCCACTTGCTTTAGCAGTTCTAGCAATCGTGATGATGAGTAACTCGCTAAGCACTATTGACATTGTTAATCAACAAAATACTCTTGGTTTCTTGAGCTGGAATATATGGAGACAACCAGTAGGCTTTTTAATTTTTTGGATATGTGCTCTAGCAGAATGCGAAAGATTGCCTTTTGATCTTCCTGAAGCAGAAGAAGAATTAGTAGCTGGATATCAAACTGAATATGCAGGTATGAAATTCGCGTTATTTTATTTAGGAAGCTACATTAACCTAGTTTTATCATCATTATTAGTCTCAGTTCTTTATTTAGGAGGTTGGGGTTTTCCCATACCAGTTGAATTAATAGCTAATACTCTGCATCAATCAATCAATTCGCCTGTCATTCAAATCATTACTGCTTCATTAGGAATAGTAATGACAGTATTTAAGACATATCTTTTAGTTTTCTTAGCAATATTACTTAGATGGACAACTCCTAGAGTGCGAATTGATCAATTACTAGATCTAGGCTGGAAATTCTTATTGCCAATTTCACTAGTCAATTTGCTATTTACAGCTGCATTAAAACTAGTCTTCCCTTTTGCCTTTGGTGGATAA
- a CDS encoding methylenetetrahydrofolate reductase: MNSILQQSLEASEITITAEVMPPRGGDPSKTIAAAKSLSGFVHAINVTDGSRAIMKMHSLAVCKLLLESNIEPILQIACRDKNRIALQAEILGAHALGIKNVLCLTGDPVRVGDQPNARPVHDYESVQLLKQITSLNLGEDPVSGLLPNGPTKLFLGTAADPNSTNFKSLRKRLERKKNAGARFIQTQMVMDPKTLEKFCKEIAEPLELPVLAGVFLLKSAKNAHFINKVVPGASIPMSILNRLEQAKEQDLEGITIAAEQARSFVGIAKGIHIMAIKAEHNIPAILNQAKISLPSQ; encoded by the coding sequence TTGAATTCCATTCTGCAACAATCTCTAGAAGCAAGTGAAATAACCATCACTGCTGAAGTAATGCCTCCAAGAGGAGGTGACCCCTCTAAAACCATTGCTGCTGCAAAGAGTTTAAGTGGATTTGTGCACGCAATCAATGTCACTGATGGCAGCAGAGCAATAATGAAAATGCACAGTCTAGCTGTTTGTAAATTACTTTTAGAATCTAATATTGAGCCAATATTACAAATAGCATGTAGAGACAAAAACCGTATTGCGCTCCAAGCTGAGATTCTTGGTGCGCATGCATTAGGGATTAAAAATGTTCTATGCCTAACAGGGGATCCAGTTCGTGTTGGAGATCAACCCAATGCTCGTCCTGTCCATGACTACGAATCTGTTCAACTTTTAAAACAAATCACTTCTTTGAATCTCGGGGAAGACCCAGTGTCTGGATTGCTACCAAATGGGCCAACAAAACTATTTCTTGGAACAGCTGCAGACCCTAATTCAACTAATTTTAAAAGCCTTAGAAAAAGACTAGAAAGAAAAAAGAATGCAGGAGCTCGTTTCATACAAACTCAAATGGTAATGGACCCTAAGACCCTAGAAAAATTCTGCAAAGAGATTGCTGAACCACTTGAGCTGCCTGTCTTGGCAGGAGTTTTCTTATTGAAATCAGCCAAAAATGCTCATTTTATAAACAAAGTCGTTCCAGGTGCATCTATACCTATGTCAATTTTAAATAGATTAGAACAAGCTAAAGAACAAGATTTGGAAGGAATAACAATTGCTGCAGAACAAGCTAGAAGCTTTGTTGGAATCGCAAAAGGAATTCATATAATGGCAATAAAAGCAGAGCATAATATTCCAGCAATCCTTAATCAGGCCAAAATCAGCCTCCCGAGCCAATAA
- the nuoK gene encoding NADH-quinone oxidoreductase subunit NuoK, translating to MNPNTVPIPLEAYLLIASMLFCIGVWGLINSRNAVRVLMSIELMLNAVNINLMAFSSYIDGNLIRGQVFTVFVITVAAAEAAVGLAILLSLYRNRTTVDMESFNLLKW from the coding sequence ATGAATCCAAATACAGTTCCTATTCCTTTAGAAGCTTACTTATTAATTGCATCTATGCTTTTTTGCATTGGTGTTTGGGGTCTAATTAATAGCAGGAATGCTGTTAGAGTTTTGATGAGCATAGAACTGATGTTGAATGCTGTAAATATAAATCTAATGGCATTTTCATCGTATATAGATGGGAATCTAATCCGTGGTCAAGTGTTTACAGTTTTTGTAATTACTGTAGCAGCTGCAGAAGCAGCTGTAGGCCTTGCTATTTTACTTTCACTATATAGAAATAGAACAACAGTCGATATGGAAAGTTTTAATTTATTGAAGTGGTAA
- a CDS encoding rhodanese-like domain-containing protein has product MNHKLPQTISPKELNQWLNEDSLKPILIDVRELEELSIAAFSEEVLHLPLSEFVSWSQSFTKTLSLDKPIVAICHSGVRSLNFGIWLLEQDGRYQVWNLQGGIDSWSLEVDNSVPRY; this is encoded by the coding sequence ATGAATCACAAACTCCCTCAGACTATTTCACCTAAAGAGCTAAATCAATGGCTAAATGAGGACTCATTGAAGCCAATATTGATTGATGTTAGGGAATTAGAGGAATTATCAATTGCTGCTTTTTCTGAGGAAGTCTTGCATTTGCCATTAAGTGAGTTTGTTTCATGGTCGCAGTCCTTTACCAAGACTTTGTCATTGGATAAACCTATAGTGGCCATTTGTCATTCAGGGGTTCGAAGTTTGAACTTTGGTATTTGGTTGCTTGAACAGGATGGTCGATATCAAGTTTGGAATTTGCAAGGAGGTATAGATTCTTGGAGCCTTGAAGTGGATAATTCAGTACCTAGGTATTGA